From Vreelandella neptunia, the proteins below share one genomic window:
- the mlaD gene encoding outer membrane lipid asymmetry maintenance protein MlaD, translating into MRRSKTMEFGVGLFMVAGILGLVFLGLRVSGLTLSAPTQSFQLEANFANIGSLKPRARVTMAGVTVGRVEAIELDTEWFDARVVLSLDSELEGQLSKDSIASILTAGLLGEQYIGLSVGGDPEMLEDGDTIRDTQSALVLEELIQQFVSNMATN; encoded by the coding sequence ATGAGACGTAGTAAAACCATGGAGTTCGGTGTGGGCCTGTTTATGGTGGCAGGCATCCTAGGGCTTGTGTTCCTCGGCTTACGTGTTAGTGGACTGACGCTCTCTGCGCCCACGCAGTCGTTCCAGCTAGAGGCCAACTTTGCCAATATTGGTAGTTTAAAACCCCGCGCCAGGGTCACTATGGCCGGTGTGACGGTGGGGCGGGTGGAGGCCATTGAACTGGATACAGAGTGGTTCGATGCGCGGGTCGTGTTAAGCCTGGATAGCGAGCTTGAGGGGCAGCTCTCCAAAGACTCGATTGCTTCTATCCTGACCGCAGGTCTGTTAGGGGAGCAATATATAGGCCTTAGTGTGGGCGGCGACCCTGAGATGCTTGAAGATGGCGACACGATTCGCGACACCCAGTCGGCGCTGGTGCTGGAAGAACTTATTCAGCAATTTGTGTCCAATATGGCTACTAACTAG
- the hisD gene encoding histidinol dehydrogenase — protein sequence MSKQTTATISRLSTSDDAFNHRLDALLDWEGVSDKAVQARVEEILASVKQRGDAAVVEATNRFDRLSATSMDELQLTPEQLKGAFDNLPAEQREALSSAAERIKRYHERQKPSSWQYEEADGTVLGQKVTPLDRAGIYVPGGKAAYPSSVLMNAIPAHVAGVREIVMVVPTPDGVLNELVLAAAHLAGVDYVFTIGGAQAVAALAYGTESVPRVDKIVGPGNIYVATAKRAVFGQVGIDMIAGPSEIMVVSDGVTDPDWLAMDLFSQAEHDEDAQAILLSWDVGHLDAVEASIERLLPTLEREEIVRESLRKRGALVLCQDAQEAITLINRIAPEHLELSVATPEAWLDDIRHAGAIFMGRYTAEALGDYCAGPNHVLPTSGTARFSSPLGVYDFQKRSSIIHCSAGGASELGKIASVLARGESLTAHARSAEYRIRD from the coding sequence ATGAGCAAACAGACGACCGCGACGATTTCACGCCTATCGACAAGCGATGATGCCTTCAACCATCGACTTGATGCGCTGTTAGATTGGGAAGGGGTGTCTGACAAAGCGGTGCAGGCGCGGGTCGAAGAAATTCTTGCCAGCGTAAAGCAGCGGGGCGATGCGGCGGTAGTGGAAGCCACGAATCGCTTTGATCGGCTTTCTGCTACTTCAATGGACGAACTGCAGTTGACGCCCGAGCAGTTGAAGGGGGCGTTTGATAACTTGCCTGCCGAGCAGCGCGAGGCGCTCTCCAGCGCCGCCGAGCGGATCAAGCGCTACCATGAGCGTCAAAAGCCGAGCTCATGGCAATACGAAGAGGCAGATGGCACGGTGCTGGGTCAGAAAGTTACCCCGCTGGATCGTGCCGGTATTTATGTGCCCGGCGGAAAAGCTGCTTACCCTTCCTCGGTGCTAATGAACGCGATTCCTGCCCATGTGGCCGGTGTACGCGAAATCGTTATGGTCGTGCCTACGCCGGATGGCGTGCTCAATGAGCTGGTGCTGGCTGCTGCCCACCTGGCAGGCGTCGACTATGTGTTCACGATTGGTGGTGCTCAGGCCGTAGCTGCACTTGCCTATGGCACTGAAAGTGTTCCCCGAGTCGATAAAATAGTTGGGCCGGGCAATATTTATGTGGCCACGGCCAAGCGTGCGGTATTTGGTCAAGTAGGTATCGATATGATTGCCGGGCCGTCGGAGATTATGGTGGTCTCCGATGGAGTTACCGATCCCGATTGGCTGGCGATGGATCTATTTTCTCAAGCCGAGCACGATGAAGATGCCCAGGCGATCTTGTTGAGCTGGGATGTCGGCCACTTGGATGCCGTCGAAGCGTCGATTGAGCGGCTGCTACCGACCTTGGAACGCGAAGAGATCGTACGTGAGTCGCTGCGTAAGCGAGGAGCGTTGGTACTCTGCCAGGACGCCCAAGAAGCGATTACGTTGATTAACCGGATTGCTCCTGAACACCTTGAGCTTTCGGTGGCTACCCCTGAGGCGTGGTTAGACGATATTCGTCATGCCGGGGCAATTTTTATGGGGCGTTACACAGCTGAGGCGTTGGGTGATTACTGTGCTGGTCCAAATCACGTGCTACCGACCTCTGGCACGGCACGCTTCTCCTCGCCACTGGGCGTTTACGATTTCCAGAAGCGCTCTTCGATTATTCACTGCTCCGCAGGTGGCGCTTCTGAGCTAGGTAAAATTGCCTCGGTATTGGCGCGAGGTGAGTCGCTGACCGCTCACGCTCGGTCAGCGGAGTACCGGATTCGCGATTGA
- the hisG gene encoding ATP phosphoribosyltransferase gives MSKQLILALSKGRILEETLPLLADAGITPAENLSKSRKLLFDTNLPDVKLVIIRATDVPTYVQLGAADVGIAGKDVLLEHGAEGLYEPLDLEIARCKLMTAGVTGQLPARARRRVATKFVNVARRYYAEQGIQAEVIKLYGAMELAPLMNLADEIVDIVDTGNTLRANGMEPRELIAQISTRLVVNKAAMTMKHERIKPLLERLDRAVKKRQTQLAE, from the coding sequence ATGAGTAAGCAACTGATTTTAGCCCTCTCGAAGGGCCGTATTCTGGAAGAGACGCTGCCACTGCTAGCCGATGCGGGTATTACGCCCGCAGAGAATTTAAGCAAAAGCCGTAAGCTGCTATTTGATACCAACTTGCCTGACGTAAAGCTGGTGATTATCCGTGCCACCGACGTGCCCACCTACGTTCAGCTGGGGGCGGCCGATGTTGGCATCGCAGGCAAAGATGTGCTGCTTGAGCACGGTGCTGAAGGGCTTTATGAGCCACTGGATTTGGAAATTGCCCGCTGTAAGTTGATGACCGCGGGGGTGACCGGTCAGTTGCCAGCCCGTGCCCGGCGTCGGGTCGCAACGAAATTTGTTAACGTGGCGCGCCGTTATTACGCAGAGCAGGGCATCCAGGCCGAGGTGATCAAGCTCTACGGCGCTATGGAACTAGCGCCGTTAATGAACCTCGCTGATGAGATTGTCGATATCGTCGATACCGGCAATACCCTGCGTGCAAACGGTATGGAACCGCGTGAGCTTATCGCCCAGATCAGCACCCGGCTAGTGGTGAATAAGGCCGCCATGACCATGAAGCATGAACGTATTAAGCCATTGCTAGAGCGCTTAGACAGGGCGGTCAAAAAGCGCCAGACCCAGCTTGCCGAATGA
- a CDS encoding STAS domain-containing protein, whose product MTALFSRPGVTVSVENATLLVEGDVEVTLAADLAASGVKWLKHTELTSVSFDFSRVGKASSAAISVLFEWLRICRQRGIQIQTILFSAPLRRLASLAELDTLIDQPAATLAV is encoded by the coding sequence GTGACAGCGCTATTTTCACGCCCCGGTGTAACGGTTAGTGTAGAAAACGCTACCTTGCTGGTAGAAGGTGATGTAGAAGTAACCCTGGCGGCCGATTTGGCCGCCAGTGGCGTCAAATGGCTCAAACATACCGAGCTAACCTCAGTCAGCTTTGATTTTAGTCGCGTGGGAAAAGCCAGCAGTGCTGCCATTAGCGTGCTGTTTGAATGGCTTCGAATTTGTCGTCAGCGTGGCATTCAGATTCAAACCATTCTTTTTTCAGCACCGCTACGTCGACTTGCCTCCTTGGCTGAGTTGGACACTTTGATCGATCAGCCAGCAGCTACGCTAGCCGTTTAA
- the murA gene encoding UDP-N-acetylglucosamine 1-carboxyvinyltransferase, whose amino-acid sequence MDKLIITGNGSVDGEVWVSGAKNAALPILCASLLADGPVVIGNLPHLQDITTTLELLGRMGVEPVMGEKLSIQLDGSQVTQCHAPYELVKKMRASILVLGPLLAHFGKADVSLPGGCAIGSRPVDLHIRGLEAMGAEIRVEAGYIRARVDGRLKGATIYFDTVTVTGTENLLMAATLAEGKTVLENAAREPEIVDLAECLIKMGAKISGQGTDTITIEGVEKLHGCEHDVMPDRIETGTFLVAAAMTGGRVKVKRTRADILDAVIAKLEEAGAEITSGDDWIALDMHGKRPKAVNIRTAPYPAFPTDMQAQFVAMNAVAVGHSRVVETIFENRFMHVQELNRMGANIVLEGNTALIEGVEKLSGAPVMATDLRASASLVIAAMMAEGETLVDRIYHIDRGYECIEEKLQLLGARIRRIPG is encoded by the coding sequence ATGGATAAATTAATTATTACCGGCAATGGATCGGTAGATGGTGAAGTGTGGGTGAGCGGTGCTAAAAATGCGGCGCTCCCCATTCTGTGTGCCAGTCTGTTGGCCGATGGCCCCGTGGTGATTGGTAATTTGCCGCACTTGCAGGATATTACTACCACCCTTGAGTTGCTTGGCCGCATGGGCGTTGAGCCGGTGATGGGCGAAAAGCTGAGTATTCAGTTGGATGGCTCCCAGGTGACCCAATGCCACGCGCCATATGAGCTGGTTAAGAAAATGCGTGCCTCGATACTGGTGTTGGGCCCTCTGCTTGCCCACTTCGGTAAAGCCGATGTATCGCTACCCGGTGGTTGCGCCATTGGCTCGCGCCCAGTGGATTTGCATATTCGCGGTTTAGAAGCCATGGGGGCGGAGATTCGCGTTGAGGCGGGCTATATCCGTGCGCGGGTCGACGGTCGCCTTAAAGGGGCGACTATCTACTTTGATACCGTGACAGTGACCGGTACCGAAAACCTGCTAATGGCGGCGACCTTGGCCGAAGGCAAAACCGTTCTGGAAAACGCTGCCCGCGAGCCTGAAATCGTCGACTTGGCAGAGTGCTTGATCAAAATGGGCGCTAAAATCAGCGGCCAAGGCACTGATACCATTACTATCGAAGGTGTCGAAAAACTGCACGGTTGCGAGCACGATGTCATGCCCGATCGTATCGAGACCGGCACCTTTCTAGTTGCCGCCGCCATGACCGGCGGGCGGGTGAAGGTCAAACGCACCCGGGCCGATATCCTGGATGCGGTTATCGCCAAGCTGGAAGAGGCGGGGGCCGAAATTACCAGTGGCGATGACTGGATTGCCCTTGATATGCACGGCAAGCGCCCTAAGGCGGTGAATATTCGCACCGCGCCTTATCCTGCGTTCCCAACCGATATGCAGGCGCAGTTCGTGGCCATGAACGCTGTGGCCGTGGGGCACTCTCGGGTGGTCGAGACGATCTTCGAAAACCGCTTTATGCACGTTCAAGAGCTTAACCGCATGGGCGCCAATATCGTGCTGGAAGGCAACACCGCCTTGATTGAGGGGGTTGAGAAACTTTCAGGTGCGCCGGTAATGGCGACCGATCTTCGCGCGTCTGCTTCGCTGGTGATTGCGGCCATGATGGCCGAGGGCGAAACTTTAGTGGATCGCATCTATCACATTGACCGCGGCTACGAGTGTATTGAAGAGAAACTGCAGCTGCTGGGTGCACGTATTCGCCGTATCCCTGGCTAA
- a CDS encoding BolA family protein gives MQPNEVKALLESRIDGCQFHIQGEGCNFQVIAVGDAFEGLSPVKRQQLVYAALSDEIASGALHAISIKTFTPAQWQTAPENVQ, from the coding sequence ATGCAACCCAATGAGGTAAAAGCACTGCTTGAATCCCGTATCGACGGATGTCAGTTCCATATCCAGGGTGAAGGCTGTAACTTTCAGGTGATTGCGGTTGGCGATGCCTTTGAAGGTCTCTCTCCGGTCAAGCGTCAGCAGCTAGTTTACGCTGCGCTGAGCGATGAGATCGCTTCGGGTGCGCTCCACGCTATTAGTATTAAAACGTTTACCCCGGCGCAGTGGCAAACTGCACCGGAAAACGTTCAATAA
- a CDS encoding MlaC/ttg2D family ABC transporter substrate-binding protein, which translates to MLGRWSLAIMMIATLVVPLQSQAQSQTPEEMIRDNVESLMTDLDGRKEYYADNLGELEELVDSNLDQVADFRYIGASVMGNYFRNASPEQRRRFVDVFRQTLIDTYTRGLVTFDYDELRVLDAQQAQRYDDQASVAMEVVASNGEVYPVSYSLRLSDGEWRVVNVIVNGINLGLTFRNQFDQAMRDNNRDYDAVIDGWSPEVGVEELEQGGDA; encoded by the coding sequence ATGTTGGGGCGTTGGTCACTGGCGATAATGATGATCGCAACGTTAGTGGTGCCGCTGCAGTCACAGGCGCAGTCCCAGACACCTGAAGAGATGATTCGCGATAACGTTGAATCGCTAATGACGGATCTTGATGGACGCAAGGAGTACTACGCTGACAACCTTGGCGAACTTGAAGAGCTGGTGGATAGCAATCTCGATCAAGTAGCGGATTTTCGCTATATCGGTGCCAGCGTGATGGGCAATTACTTCCGCAACGCCTCCCCTGAACAACGCCGTCGTTTTGTGGATGTGTTTCGGCAAACGCTGATTGATACCTATACCCGCGGACTGGTGACGTTTGATTATGATGAGCTGCGGGTGCTGGATGCCCAGCAGGCTCAGCGCTATGACGATCAGGCTAGCGTCGCCATGGAGGTAGTGGCCAGTAACGGTGAGGTGTACCCCGTGAGCTACAGTCTTAGGCTCTCCGACGGCGAATGGCGCGTGGTTAACGTGATTGTTAATGGTATTAACCTTGGCCTGACATTCCGCAATCAGTTTGATCAAGCCATGCGTGATAACAATCGTGATTATGACGCGGTTATTGACGGCTGGTCGCCTGAAGTGGGCGTTGAAGAGCTTGAGCAGGGGGGCGATGCGTGA
- a CDS encoding ABC transporter ATP-binding protein: MTDAPFIEIENLYFSRGDHEIFRGVNMTIPRGKVTAIMGPSGTGKTTLLKLIGGQLTPESGRILIDGQDVHKLSRKALFTLRKRMGMLFQSGALFSDLDVFENVAFPLRVHTDLPDTMVRDLALLKLQAVGLRGARHLTPAELSGGMARRVALARAVALDPELILYDEPFVGQDPISMGVLVQLIKRLNQALQLTSVVVSHDIKETLSIADYLYLIADGQVVAHGTPQTLDTNQDPRVRQFIHGEPDGPVPFHYPAKAFYRDILGEAPVK; encoded by the coding sequence ATGACAGATGCACCCTTTATAGAAATTGAAAACCTTTATTTCTCTCGTGGCGACCACGAAATTTTCCGTGGTGTGAATATGACCATACCGCGGGGTAAAGTAACCGCGATCATGGGGCCAAGCGGCACCGGTAAAACGACGTTGCTGAAGCTGATCGGTGGACAGTTGACCCCAGAAAGCGGGCGAATACTCATTGATGGGCAGGATGTTCATAAGCTGTCCCGGAAGGCGCTATTCACCCTACGTAAGCGGATGGGAATGCTGTTTCAGAGTGGGGCGCTATTTTCCGATTTGGATGTGTTCGAGAACGTTGCCTTCCCGCTGAGGGTGCATACGGATTTGCCCGATACGATGGTGCGCGACCTTGCGTTGCTGAAGCTGCAGGCAGTCGGGCTGCGCGGAGCTCGACACTTAACACCTGCGGAGCTGTCAGGGGGAATGGCGCGGCGGGTCGCATTGGCGCGTGCGGTAGCGCTGGATCCCGAGCTGATTTTATATGACGAGCCGTTTGTTGGTCAGGATCCCATCTCAATGGGCGTGTTGGTGCAGCTAATTAAGCGTCTTAATCAAGCGCTGCAGCTTACCTCTGTGGTGGTCTCTCACGATATCAAGGAGACCTTGAGTATCGCGGACTACCTCTATTTGATTGCCGATGGTCAGGTGGTTGCTCATGGCACACCACAGACCTTGGATACTAATCAAGACCCGCGTGTTCGCCAGTTTATTCATGGCGAGCCTGACGGCCCAGTCCCCTTTCATTACCCCGCTAAGGCGTTTTATCGCGATATTCTGGGTGAAGCTCCAGTTAAATAG
- the mlaE gene encoding lipid asymmetry maintenance ABC transporter permease subunit MlaE has translation MQSKFSNGTARITRLGRRGCDLMEALGRAGVFLFQSAIGVPSREGWRLWLHQMHFVGVLSLAIVLVSGLFIGMVLALQGYTILVDFGAEQALGQMVALSLLRELAPVVAALLFAGRAGSALTAEIGLMKATEQLTSMEMIGVDPLRRVVAPRLWAGFVSLPILTVGFSVVGIWGGYLVGVEWLGVFEGSYWSNMQANVTFINDIGNGMIKSAVFALVVTWIAVFQGYDLVPTSEGISRATTRTVVYSSLAVLGLDFVLTAMMFGGL, from the coding sequence ATGCAGTCAAAATTCTCTAACGGCACCGCGCGTATCACCCGGCTGGGGCGCCGAGGGTGCGACCTAATGGAAGCATTAGGTCGGGCTGGCGTGTTTCTATTTCAGTCCGCAATTGGTGTGCCTTCCCGGGAAGGTTGGCGATTATGGTTGCACCAGATGCACTTTGTTGGCGTGCTTTCATTAGCCATTGTGCTGGTGTCGGGGCTGTTTATCGGCATGGTGCTGGCACTGCAGGGCTATACCATTTTGGTCGATTTCGGCGCTGAGCAGGCGCTGGGTCAAATGGTGGCGCTTTCACTATTGCGTGAGCTAGCGCCGGTTGTGGCGGCCCTGCTGTTTGCTGGGCGGGCAGGTTCTGCGCTGACTGCCGAGATTGGTTTGATGAAGGCAACAGAGCAGCTTACCAGCATGGAGATGATTGGCGTCGACCCGCTACGTCGCGTCGTGGCGCCACGCTTATGGGCAGGCTTTGTGTCGCTGCCTATCCTAACGGTGGGGTTTAGCGTGGTGGGTATCTGGGGGGGCTACCTGGTGGGCGTGGAGTGGCTAGGCGTCTTTGAGGGCTCCTATTGGAGCAACATGCAGGCCAATGTGACATTTATTAATGATATTGGTAACGGCATGATCAAAAGCGCCGTATTTGCTTTGGTGGTTACCTGGATTGCGGTATTCCAGGGTTATGATTTGGTGCCCACCTCTGAAGGTATCTCGCGTGCCACTACGCGCACGGTAGTGTATTCGTCGCTTGCAGTATTGGGGCTTGATTTTGTGTTGACCGCCATGATGTTTGGCGGCCTTTAA